One Meles meles chromosome 13, mMelMel3.1 paternal haplotype, whole genome shotgun sequence DNA segment encodes these proteins:
- the ZNF518A gene encoding zinc finger protein 518A, protein MPSEQKPLFFDEKQTTLKNYDVKNEIVDTIRAVPRPKIAESSFHYELKNVKIDLPKIHIPNEVFLKHEVDKYRKLFQRQPQTARKSISVKTVSCVEECMLFHKSERVEEEGLKMSAKILNFNCLKCRDSTRYSPNDLQKHFQMWHHGELPSYPCEMCSFSANDFQIFKQHRRTHRSTLVKCDICNNESVYTLLDLTKHFASTHCVNGSFQCEKCRFSTQDVGTFVQHIHRHNEIHYKCGKCHHVCFTKGELQKHLHVHSGTFPFTCQYCSYGATRREHLVRHVITLHKEHLYAKEKLEKDKYEKRMAKTSAGLKLILKRYRIDASRKTFWKRKKINNGSDRSIEKNIQVLKKVNKTQAKSEDQSHLVQEHLNEEKDERPHCENNDKPAESESEKPTLLSTGQCNRVEEGSNSTLGFLKTAVQGPTVLMVKNNRITIPANYSADFMGFKMVDGKQHIVIKLLPTNKQNLYSPGSQSDAAKDSTANLQPRTLDTTGFLAGVTTELSDTVYMKATTPFSCSSPILSGKVMSEKEMALLSQTSNMLQTMDDEKNVSSLSASELVSASVNLTTKAETKDNIDLWGSYITQSHPEISGAAIRSPDKVNSTTKQNAYNSGDMHNYCINYVNSELPVESSNQGSLPFHNYSKVNNSNKRRRFSGTGVCENPQKEPSSSKTVVQQPISESVLSLVRKESSNPDSMLASISLLNTKDGTSKMQAEIEEQCVLEKGQNSDGQNLYTNENQNLESLTEKSKWDNISNVESPMMPRITSVFSLQSQQASEFLPPEVNQLLQDGLKTKSEVKQDSSNSNTPDKGLLLHCDQSFQKLEGEGKIVESSKDFKVQGIFSIPSGSIGINVPTNDLNLKCSGKEKQNLSISQDVRDSEKTPRISGIGTLLKTQSDAIITQQLVKDKLRASTQNLGSLYRQSPLLNSEPKKAIFVQTPKGFFVPLHIANKPGLHVVSGRPLPLVNTQGVPASLLLNKKPGMILTFSNGKLEGVSTVKTESAQACGTTAKEPCRIPFLKVERNSNCLTPALCSSIGSCLSMKSSSENTLPLKGPYIIKTSANSSAKAVPTPNTVSEHQGTKLNILDSVKQQNEIFPKPPLYTLLPDGKQAVFLKCVMPNKTELLKPKLVQNSTYYQNIQPKKPEGTPQKILLKIFNPVLNVTAANNLSVSTSASSLQKDKVPSNQTTGGEQREPESSRDALPFLLDDMMPANEIVITSTATCPESSEEPLCFTDRSDTRVLRCKTNCTIERSFNRKKTSKKNFSRVKTHARSKDSETAFVSRNRNCKRKCRSSYEEPPRKKATLHRKCKEKSKPEDARDSFDFSRPRLSRDSVRTLRLFPFSSKQLVKCPRRNQPVVVLNHPDADAPEVVSVMKTIAKFNGRVLKVSLSKRTINALLKPVCDNASKTIDGDFPKRHKTLKPVSSVKERFVLKLTLKKTSKNNYQIVKTTSENVLKAKFNCWFCGRVFDNQDAWAGHGQRHLMEATRDWNMLE, encoded by the coding sequence ATGCCATCTGAACAGAAACCGTTATTTTTTGATGAAAAacaaactactttaaaaaattacgaTGTGAAAAATGAGATAGTGGATACTATCAGAGCAGTACCTAGGCCAAAAATTGCAGAAAGTAGTTTTCATTATGaactaaaaaatgtgaaaattgatTTGCCCAAGATACATATTCCAAATGAAGTCTTTTTGAAGCATGAAGTtgacaaatacagaaaattatttcagCGTCAACCACAGACTGCAAGAAAATCTATCAGTGTAAAGACTGTAAGCTGTGTAGAGGAGTGTATGTTGTTCCATAAGTCTGAGAGAGTTGAAGAAGAGGGTTTAAAAATGTCTGCAAAAATACTCAATTTCAACTGTTTAAAATGCCGAGATAGCACTCGATATAGTCCAAATGATTTGCAGAAACACTTTCAAATGTGGCACCATGGTGAATTACCTTCCTATCCTTGTGAAATGTGCAGTTTTTCAGCAAATGACTTCCAGATATTTAAACAACACAGACGGACACATAGAAGCACTTTAGTAAAATGTGACATTTGTAACAATGAGAGTGTATATACTTTATTAGATTTGACAAAGCATTTTGCATCCACACATTGTGTAAATGGTAGTTTTCAATGTGAAAAGTGCAGATTCTCCACCCAGGATGTTGGCACATTTGTTCAGCACATTCATAGACATAATGAAATCCATTATAAATGTGGTAAGTGCCATCATGTATGTTTTACCAAAGGAGAGCTTCAGAAGCACCTTCATGTTCATTCTGGTACATTTCCCTTCACTTGTCAATATTGTAGCTATGGTGCTACTAGGAGAGAGCACCTGGTAAGACATGTTATAACTTTGCACAAAGAACACTTATATGcgaaagaaaaactggaaaaagacaaatatgaaaaGAGGATGGCAAAGACTTCAGCAGGACTTAAGCTGATACTGAAAAGATACAGAATAGATGCATCAAGGAAGACGTTCTGGAAACGCAAAAAGATCAACAATGGAAGTGACAGAAGTATAGAAAAAAACATTCAAGTGCtcaaaaaagtgaacaaaacacAGGCTAAATCTGAAGACCAGAGCCATCTTGTTCAAGAgcatttaaatgaagaaaaggatGAAAGACCACACTGTGAGAATAATGATAAACCTGCTGAGTCAGAGTCAGAAAAGCCAACTCTTCTGTCCACTGGGCAGTGTAATAGAGTTGAAGAGGGATCAAATTCTACTCTAGGTTTCTTGAAGACTGCTGTACAAGGACCTACAGTGTTAATGgtgaaaaataacagaataacaATTCCTGCTAACTACAGTGCTGATTTTATGGGCTTTAAGATGGTGGATGGAAAACAACATATTGTAATAAAATTGTTACCTACCAATAAACAGAATTTATATTCACCAGGCTCACAGTCAGATGCTGCAAAGGACAGTACCGCCAATTTGCAGCCCCGGACTTTGGACACTACTGGATTTTTAGCAGGAGTAACAACTGAATTAAGTGACACAGTTTACATGAAAGCAACTACCCCATTTTCATGTTCATCTCCTATACTTTCAGGGAAAGTaatgtcagaaaaagaaatggcttTGCTATCTCAAACAAGTAATATGCTTCAAACAATGGATGatgaaaaaaatgtgtcttcTTTGTCAGCATCAGAATTGGTTTCAGCATCAGTGAATTTGACCACAAAAGCTGAAACAAAAGATAATATTGACCTGTGGGGAAGTTATATTACTCAGAGTCACCCTGAGATATCAGGTGCTGCCATTAGAAGTCCAGATAAAGTCAACTCTACTACCAAACAAAATGCATACAACAGTGGGGATATGCATAACTATTGCATTAATTATGTCAACTCTGAGTTACCTGTTGAATCTTCCAACCAAGGATCATTGCCCTTTCATAATTACTCAAAAGTAAATAATTCTAATAAACGGCGTAGGTTTTCAGGAACAGGAGTGTGTGAAAACCCTCAAAAAGAACCTTCATCAAGCAAGACAGTTGTTCAACAACCAATAAGTGAATCAGTTTTGTCACTAGTGAGGAAAGAAAGCTCAAATCCAGATAGCATGTTAGCATCTATTAGCCTTTTGAATACTAAAGATGGAACTTCAAAAATGCAAGCTGAAATTGAAGAACAGTGTGTTTtagaaaaaggacaaaacagTGACGGACAAAACTTATACACTAATGAAAATCAAAATTTAGAGAGCTTGACTGAAAAATCTAAGTGGGATAACATTTCTAATGTTGAGTCACCTATGATGCCTAGAATcacctctgttttctctctccagagTCAACAGGCATCAGAATTTTTGCCGCCTGAAGTAAACCAGTTACTTCaggatggattaaaaacaaaatctgaggtAAAACAAGACTCTAGTAATAGTAACACCCCAGATAAAGGCCTGCTACTTCATTGTGACCAGTCATTTCAGAAACTTGAGGGAGAAGGCAAAATAGTTGAATCTTCAAAAGACTTCAAAGTACAAGGCATCTTCTCTATTCCATCTGGTAGTATAGGGATTAATGTGCCTACCAATGATCTGAATTTAAAATgtagtggaaaagaaaaacaaaatctgtcaATATCACAAGATGTGAGAGATTCAGAAAAGACACCTAGAATTTCAGGTATTGGCACATTACTTAAGACTCAGTCAGATGCAATAATAACACAGCAGCTCGTAAAAGATAAACTGCGAGCCTCTACACAAAATTTAGGTTCTTTATATAGGCAGAGTCCACTTCTGAATTCCGAACCAAAAAAGGCTATATTTGTTCAGACTCCAAAAGGCTTTTTTGTACCATTGCACATTGCTAACAAACCTGGATTACATGTTGTTTCAGGAAGGCCACTTCCATTGGTTAATACACAAGGTGTACCTGCTTCTCTTCTTTTAAACAAGAAACCTGGGATGATTTTAACATTTAGTAATGGAAAACTTGAAGGTGTTTCCACTGTCAAAACTGAGAGTGCTCAGGCTTGTGGAACTACAGCGAAGGAGCCTTGCAGAATACCTTTTTTAAAGGTAGAACGAAACAGTAATTGTCTGACACCTGCACTTTGTTCCAGCATTGGCAGTTGTTTGAGCATGAAAAGTAGCTCAGAAAATACTTTGCCATTAAAAGGCCCTTACATCATCAAAACATCAGCAAATTCTTCAGCGAAAGCTGTTCCTACGCCCAATACAGTATCTGAGCATCAGGGCACCAAGCTGAATATCTTGGACTCAGTAAAACAGCAGAATGAGATTTTTCCAAAACCACCTCTTTATACCCTCTTGCCTGATGGCAAACaagctgtttttttaaagtgtgtgatGCCAAATAAGACTGAGCTGCTTAAGCCTAAATTAGTCCAAAATAGTACATATTATCAAAACATACAGCCAAAGAAACCTGAAGGGACACCACAGAAAATATTGCTGAAAATTTTTAACCCTGTTTTAAATGTGACTGCTGCTAACAATCTGTCTGTAAGCACCTCTGCATCCTCATTGCAGAAAGACAAGGTACCATCTAATCAGACTacaggaggagagcagagagagccagAATCTTCTAGAGATGCCTTACCCTTCTTACTAGATGATATGATGCCAGCAAATGAAATTGTGATAACTTCTACTGCAACATGCCCAGAATCTTCTGAGGAACCACTGTGTTTCACTGACCGTTCAGACACCAGGGTATTACGGTGTAAAACAAATTGTACAATCGAGAGAAGCTTCAATAGAAAAAAGACGtcgaaaaaaaatttttcaagagTAAAAACTCATGCAAGAAGTAAAGATTCCGAAACTGCCTTTGTATCTAGAAACAGAAACTGTAAACGAAAGTGTAGGAGTAGTTACGAAGAACCTCCAAGAAAAAAAGCAACATTACATAGAAAGTGTAAAGAAAAGTCTAAACCTGAAGATGCCCGTGACTCATTTGATTTTAGCAGACCAAGGCTTTCAAGAGATTCAGTCAGAACTTTGCGGCTTTTCCCCTTTAGTTCCAAACAGCTTGTGAAATGTCCTAGGAGAAACCAACCAGTTGTAGTTTTGAATCATCCTGATGCAGATGCACCAGAAGTAGTAAGTGTGATGAAAACTATTGCTAAATTTAATGGACGTGTACTTAAGGTTTCATTGTCGAAAAGAACTATCAATGCTTTACTGAAGCCAGTTTGTGATAATGCCTCAAAAACAATTGATGGTGATTTTCCCAAAAGACATAAAACATTGAAACCTGTTAGTTCTGTGAAAGAAAGATTTGTGCTAAAATTAACACTcaaaaagacaagcaaaaacaATTATCAGATCGTGAAAACTACctctgaaaatgttctgaaagcTAAATTTAACTGTTGGTTTTGTGGTAGAGTATTTGACAATCAGGATGCTTGGGCTGGTCATGGGCAGAGGCATCTAATGGAAGCTACTCGTGACTGGAATATGTTAGAATAA